One genomic window of Leptospira johnsonii includes the following:
- a CDS encoding sodium:solute symporter family protein, giving the protein MLGLFVILYIVVTILIGAFASRYVNSSQDYVLAGRRLPLVLASSALFATWFGSETLMGASSKFVDGGILAVIEDPFGAALCLFLVGIFFARPLYRMNILTFGDLYKNRFGRKVEFLSALFMIPSYFGWIAAQLVAMGIVIHSLFGFDMYVGILLASVVVLVYTYIGGMWAISITDFLQTILIIVGLLVLVWDLQGKAGGFQTVIATAKPGFFSFFPPLKTEAVLAYIAAWMTIGLGSIPQQDIFQRVMSSKSEKVAVYSSFLGGGMYLTVAFLPLLAGYFARRVYPEIAAGDNQMILPHVVLVHSTLFIQILFFGALLSAILSTASGAILAPASVLGENLIRPTLKNPSERLLLRVMRFSVLIVTIVSTGMALSETNIYQLVADSSSISLVSLFVPLVAAIFWKEANATGAVYAMFSGMIVWLGLKYFGPEWLPPTIPALGVSFLGQFLGRYIKISLFESEPELSGDSIPSGSL; this is encoded by the coding sequence TTGCTCGGCCTTTTTGTTATTCTATATATCGTTGTTACCATTCTAATTGGGGCATTTGCCTCTAGATACGTTAATAGTTCTCAAGACTATGTGTTAGCTGGAAGAAGACTTCCACTTGTGTTAGCATCTTCCGCTCTATTTGCCACTTGGTTCGGGTCGGAAACTTTAATGGGCGCCTCCTCAAAATTTGTGGACGGAGGGATCTTAGCCGTGATCGAAGATCCTTTCGGAGCAGCGCTTTGCCTTTTTTTAGTAGGGATATTCTTCGCTAGGCCATTGTATAGGATGAATATTCTCACCTTCGGGGACTTATACAAAAATCGTTTTGGCCGAAAGGTGGAATTCCTTTCCGCATTATTTATGATCCCTTCTTATTTCGGTTGGATCGCAGCTCAGTTAGTCGCGATGGGGATCGTCATTCATTCCTTATTCGGATTCGATATGTATGTAGGAATACTTTTGGCATCCGTTGTAGTGTTGGTCTATACTTATATAGGAGGGATGTGGGCGATTTCCATTACAGATTTCTTACAGACTATATTGATCATAGTAGGGCTTTTGGTTTTGGTTTGGGATCTACAAGGGAAGGCGGGTGGATTTCAAACAGTCATTGCGACTGCAAAGCCCGGATTTTTTTCCTTCTTCCCTCCATTAAAAACGGAAGCAGTTCTTGCTTACATTGCAGCTTGGATGACGATCGGGCTCGGCTCAATTCCTCAACAGGATATTTTCCAAAGAGTGATGTCTTCTAAGTCGGAAAAGGTCGCAGTATATTCTTCTTTTTTGGGTGGGGGAATGTATTTAACCGTCGCGTTCCTACCGTTGTTAGCGGGATATTTTGCAAGAAGAGTTTATCCTGAGATCGCAGCTGGCGATAATCAGATGATCCTTCCTCATGTAGTATTAGTACATTCTACTTTATTTATACAGATACTATTTTTCGGGGCATTACTTTCTGCGATCTTAAGTACCGCTTCCGGGGCGATTTTGGCTCCTGCTTCGGTTTTAGGGGAGAATTTGATCCGTCCTACTCTAAAAAATCCTTCCGAAAGACTGCTACTGAGAGTAATGCGTTTTTCCGTATTGATCGTGACAATCGTTTCTACCGGAATGGCGCTGAGCGAGACGAATATTTATCAGTTGGTTGCTGATTCTTCTTCCATTAGTTTGGTTTCTCTTTTTGTTCCTTTGGTCGCAGCTATTTTCTGGAAAGAAGCGAATGCGACTGGGGCAGTTTATGCTATGTTCTCCGGGATGATCGTTTGGCTTGGCCTGAAATATTTCGGGCCGGAATGGTTGCCGCCAACGATCCCTGCTTTGGGAGTCAGTTTTTTGGGACAATTTTTAGGAAGATATATTAAAATTTCTTTATTCGAATCGGAACCGGAATTAAGCGGAGACTCTATTCCTTCCGGCAGCCTTTGA
- a CDS encoding GGDEF domain-containing protein, which translates to MKLRRYLSEDFSYSRSGEIRRLRTLDNDKSIRILSIFAFIVSSILFAQNILSPGTPSGGHLQFLYGLSFGSSALFSSLMLAVLALKDGKGRKLSYLAMIGYVGLLTLTTTFATLVDQYHTADYSAFCFGLLLLPLFLRASFVTYLTIVSINLLFFSLGYSFMIERELTPSVVTPIIAFSIASVGTAINVEGTRLKSNLLQLQLEESNKNLKELSHKDSLTGLFNRRHLMESLSTLLAASKRYDFPLSVLLLDLDHFKKANDSLGHQVGDKLLATIGRLLSGLVRDCDVAARYGGEEFCVVLSNTNIEGAKFVAERIRDRIETETFEEIPWTITVSIGVASRESDETPEDFLKAADKKLYESKAAGRNRVSA; encoded by the coding sequence ATGAAACTCAGAAGATATCTTTCAGAAGACTTTTCTTATTCGAGATCAGGAGAGATCCGTAGACTTCGGACCCTAGACAATGACAAGTCTATCAGGATCCTAAGCATTTTCGCCTTCATAGTTTCCAGCATTCTTTTCGCACAAAATATACTTTCACCCGGAACTCCTAGCGGCGGGCATCTTCAATTCCTATACGGTCTGAGTTTCGGAAGTTCAGCCTTATTCTCCAGTTTGATGCTGGCCGTTCTGGCACTAAAAGATGGGAAAGGTAGAAAACTTTCATACCTAGCTATGATCGGTTATGTGGGACTTCTAACATTAACTACCACCTTTGCTACCTTGGTGGATCAGTACCATACCGCAGATTATTCTGCTTTCTGCTTTGGGTTACTCCTTCTTCCACTTTTTCTCCGGGCAAGTTTCGTGACCTATCTGACCATTGTATCTATCAACCTGCTCTTTTTCTCATTGGGTTATTCTTTTATGATAGAAAGAGAACTAACTCCCTCAGTCGTAACTCCTATCATTGCATTCTCCATTGCAAGCGTGGGAACAGCGATCAATGTAGAAGGCACCCGTTTGAAAAGTAACCTTCTACAATTACAACTAGAAGAATCCAATAAAAACCTAAAAGAATTATCACATAAGGATTCCCTAACAGGACTTTTCAACAGAAGACATTTAATGGAATCTTTAAGTACTCTTTTGGCTGCTTCTAAAAGATATGATTTTCCTCTATCGGTCCTTCTACTCGATTTGGACCATTTCAAAAAGGCAAACGATTCCCTAGGACACCAAGTGGGAGACAAACTACTTGCAACAATCGGGAGATTATTGTCCGGATTAGTGAGAGATTGTGATGTTGCTGCCCGCTATGGCGGAGAAGAATTCTGCGTAGTACTTTCCAATACGAATATAGAAGGAGCAAAATTCGTAGCAGAAAGGATCCGCGACAGAATAGAAACCGAAACCTTCGAAGAGATCCCTTGGACAATTACCGTAAGTATAGGTGTCGCATCCAGAGAAAGTGATGAAACTCCGGAAGATTTCCTAAAAGCCGCGGATAAGAAGTTATACGAATCAAAGGCTGCCGGAAGGAATAGAGTCTCCGCTTAA